One genomic region from Mus pahari unplaced genomic scaffold, PAHARI_EIJ_v1.1 scaffold_13437_1, whole genome shotgun sequence encodes:
- the LOC110315213 gene encoding LOW QUALITY PROTEIN: vomeronasal type-1 receptor 53-like (The sequence of the model RefSeq protein was modified relative to this genomic sequence to represent the inferred CDS: deleted 1 base in 1 codon): MNKANLLHTDTNLKITLFSEVSVGISANSILFFARLCKLLGENRPKPIDLYTAFLPLTHLMLLITMGLIAVDMFMPWERWDSTTCQSLIYLHRFLRGLTLSATCLPNVLWTITLSPRSSCLTKFKHKSFHHISGVFLFLCVLYMSFNSHLFISIIASPNLTSENFMYVTQSCSLLPLSYSRKSMFSIPMAIREAFLISIMALSSGCMVALLWRHKKQARHLHSTSLSSKASPEQRATRTILLLMSFFVILYILDSVIFCSRMKFKDGSIFYCVQIIVSHSYATVSPFICTENHIANFLKSMCGRIVNI, encoded by the exons ATGAATAAAGCCAACTTACTCCACACTGACACAAACCTG AAAATCACCTTGTTCTCTGAAGTAAGTGTTGGGATCTCAGCTAACAGTATCCTCTTTTTTGCCCGCCTCTGCAAGCTCCTTGGTGAGAACAGGCCTAAGCCCATTGATCTCTACACTGCTTTCTTGCCCCTAACCCACCTAATGCTGCTTATAACTATGGGACTCATAGCTGTGGACATGTTTATGCCTTGGGAGAGATGGGATTCTACCACATGCCAATCACTTATCTATTTGCACAGGTTTCTGAGGGGCCTCACCCTTTCTGCTACCTGTCTACCGAATGTCCTTTGGACCATCACGCTTAGTCCTAGAAGCTCCTGTTTAACAAAGTTTAAACATAAATCTTTCCATCACATCTCAggtgtctttcttttcctctgtgttctCTATATGTCTTTTAACAGTCACCTCTTCATATCAATTATTGCTTCCCCTAATTTGACCTCAGAGAATTTTATGTATGTTACTCAGTCCTGCTCACTTCTACCTCTGAGTTACTCCAGAAAAAGCATGTTTTCCATTCCCATGGCCATCAGGGAAGCCTTTCTTATCAGTATCATGGCCCTGTCCAGTGGGTGCATGGTGGCTCTCCTATGGAGGCACAAGAAGCAAGCCCGGCACCTTCACAGCACCAGCCTTTCTTCAAAAGCATCCCCAGAGCAAAGGGCCACCAGGACCATCCTTCTGCTCATGAGCTTCTTTGTGATTCTCTACATTTTGGACTCTGTTATCTTTTGCTCAAGAATGAAGTTCAAGGATGGCTCAATATTCTACTGTGTCCAAATTATTGTGTCCCATAGCTATGCCACAGTCAGCCCTTTTATTTGCACTGAAAATCATATAGCTAATTTTTTGAAGTCAATGTGTGGCAGAATAGTAAATATTTGA